The following nucleotide sequence is from Trifolium pratense cultivar HEN17-A07 linkage group LG2, ARS_RC_1.1, whole genome shotgun sequence.
tattattaatttacgatcaaattattttattatttatattttattaattttcattttttattttaaaatatattttatagaataaatcaataattttttttctcttatcctatcatgttggtaacccagctcaaattcaggataaaaattttaactagagagacaggataggataagcttcaggattaacttatcatatcctgctgtgtcACCAACACTGGATtaagacaggatatgatacagttatcctatcttgtctcttatcctgtgcaccaaacagacccttaagtTTTGACTAACGAATGCTAATATGACGCGCTGGCGCGGCAGCGGCCGTTTTGTTACGAGATGATGTGCTAGATATtggtaaaataattaaataaatctggaatatatattttggtacaaggaatgtatatttatttatttattaaaaaagttaaatatagtAAATCtacttttataataataaataaaattgattactttaaaatttactaatttcTCTATTACCAATTTCATTTTACTAATTTGTTAATATTCCAAATTTTACATCATtcattatataaaaatttatttaaattaaaatattaaaaaatttgttataaaatatcgttcaatttatattttttgaattgtaattaatattttatattttttgaattatataaaaaaaataaaaaattgtttgattCATCAAATCTTGTTTTCTCAGTCAAGCAAAACAAACGATCCACTATTTATTCAATGTTAGTTCATTCCACAAAGTAAAAACTAGGATTCCAATGACCCAAAATAACAAGAAAGAGCTTGGAAATATGGAATCGATTAAGAGCAAACCAAGGAGGAAGGTGCCATGGTGGGATCCACTGGACTTTTTCGAAACGAAAAAACCAGCTACAACGGAACTAGTACCGAGCAACGAGAAGGATGATGATTCTGACTATAACTTTTATGATGTTTCTGACAGTAATTCTGACGATGATGAAGACGAAACTCCTTTGTCTTCATGGTGCTACGTAAACGACGACTCTGCCAGGTTCGTTAAGGTTGTTAAAACAAGAAAGGGCTATGCTCCAGCTGTTGAGAACGTGAACCATGATGATACTGATAATGACAACTACGAAGACTGTCTAGGTACTTTATTTAActaccttttcttttttctgagTTTAACCTAAAATCAGTTAGCACCTATCATGGATAGTTAGTTATTAGTTATTGGATTATTGTTGTTTTGTGTTAAAGTAAAGCATTATGTTCACAAATATATGTAACACTCATCAGATTAAGCATGTCTAGGAATTGGATACGCGCCAGTGTCTGACGGCAACACTCACGATTACAATTCCATTGAATTATGTCGATATATATATAccccctccgtctcaaaatataagggaaaattggtcaactaaagttgatgtatctagtccaaatttttaaccaaatacatcaactttctttgaccaattttcccttatattttgggacatagtagtatatatataattattatcggtgttgaTGTGTCTGTGTCTTAGTCAGATGTGTCTTAGTCAGATGCATTGCTTGTCTCTGCATATAGTAGTAATTAGCAgggcaaaacaaaaaaaaaacatgaattaaAGGTAACCTATGCAACACCAAGATTCTATGGTggtttatgtttttaatgccCTCAAATGAGTAGTAATGTTTATGTTGGCAAAAGTCAATAAAACATTTGACTGCTTTGCATTAATGTATCTCTAAATTAACTACTTAAACACAAAATACATGGAAAAACAACAAGTTTTCAATCTACTATATCCTATGCTAGTAGTCGCAGCCGGTAGTCCCAAACATTGACTACTTAAGTTTTAACCATATGACTGTTGTATTGGACCCCTTCAATTTCCTATTAATTTTTCAAGTTAGTGTCTAGGTGCTAAAGGtgaatgtgaatgtgaatgtCTTGCCAAACCTGCAATTGAAAGTATCCTGTTAGTCATTGAATGCCTTGCTCAAACCTGAAATTGAAAGGCGATCTTATTATTCACTAAATCGACAGTACATTAATTAGAAAGAAGGATGACCACTTCTGTTGTCTTTGATTACactttttcctcccactgaGTTCACTCTTATTATTACTAGTATAATGTTTGGGGATCTTTCTGTAGATGGTCATTGTAATATTTTAACTATATTCAACTACTACTTTTCAGTGAGATCCCAGTTGCAAACTCAAGCTGCTCAGCAGTTCAGGATGCCAGATATGGAATCTGTAATGGAAAAACAAGATCAAGGTGCAATAGCTGGTGTAGCACAGCCtgaggaggaggaagaggaggaggaggatgaggatgaggatgaggatgaggatgaggatgaggaagaggaaggggaggaggaagaggaggaGGAAGATGAAACTGGCGTGGAGCCCCGCAACATTGATTTAGTCATGACACAAGCAGGAGTGTCTAAGATCGAAGCTGTCAAAGCTCTCATGAATAGCAAAGGGGACATTGTTTTAGCCATTATGGAGGTCTGTGAAACTGGCGTGGAGCCCTACGACATTGATTTGGTCATGACACAAGCAGGAGTGTCTAGGATCGAAGCTTTCCAAGCTCTCAAGAATAACAAAGGGGACATCGTTTCAGCCATTATGGAGATCACTTCTTAATTGGGTTTTGCAtttaattgaaatattatatgatcatttatcactttttttttcaattattttaaaatgttaactATATATAAGTTCTCAAAAACCTTCGGCTCCAAAACTCTCAAAAGTTAACTTGCAAACAAAGTCTTAGGCTCAACTTTTTTATGTGTATACAGTAAGTTGCTTTAAACCTAAAGTTAAAAGTAATAACTTTagattttgtattttattaactttttatgTTAAAAGCCACACCATTTTGGTGTTATGATATCAATCCACATTATTTATGTAGTATTGTTCTCT
It contains:
- the LOC123909294 gene encoding nascent polypeptide-associated complex subunit alpha-like protein 5; protein product: MTQNNKKELGNMESIKSKPRRKVPWWDPLDFFETKKPATTELVPSNEKDDDSDYNFYDVSDSNSDDDEDETPLSSWCYVNDDSARFVKVVKTRKGYAPAVENVNHDDTDNDNYEDCLVRSQLQTQAAQQFRMPDMESVMEKQDQGAIAGVAQPEEEEEEEEDEDEDEDEDEDEEEEGEEEEEEEDETGVEPRNIDLVMTQAGVSKIEAVKALMNSKGDIVLAIMEVCETGVEPYDIDLVMTQAGVSRIEAFQALKNNKGDIVSAIMEITS